Proteins from a single region of Flaviflexus salsibiostraticola:
- the rplC gene encoding 50S ribosomal protein L3 has protein sequence MSNNTEAVATAPKALLGTKLGMTQVWDEAGRLIPVTVVRVGTNVVTQVRTPEVDGYSAIQLAVGERKPKNVSKPMQGHFSAAGTTPKRHLAEIRTSAASDFEAGQELTADVFAAGDPVDVVGTTKGKGTAGVMKRHGFAGVGASHGSHRNHRKPGSIGGASTPSRVFRGLRMAGRMGNARRTVQNLTIQSVDAENGLLLVAGAVPGNKGGLVVIRTATKGA, from the coding sequence ATGTCCAACAATACTGAAGCGGTTGCCACCGCGCCCAAGGCGCTGCTCGGCACCAAGCTCGGCATGACTCAGGTCTGGGACGAGGCAGGGCGCCTGATCCCGGTCACAGTCGTGCGAGTAGGCACCAACGTTGTCACGCAGGTGCGCACCCCCGAGGTCGACGGCTACTCCGCCATTCAGCTCGCTGTCGGCGAGCGGAAGCCGAAGAACGTCTCCAAGCCGATGCAGGGACACTTCTCTGCTGCCGGCACCACCCCCAAGCGCCATCTCGCCGAGATCCGCACCTCTGCCGCCTCGGACTTCGAGGCCGGCCAGGAGCTCACGGCCGATGTGTTCGCCGCTGGTGACCCCGTCGACGTCGTCGGCACCACCAAGGGCAAGGGCACCGCGGGCGTCATGAAGCGCCACGGCTTTGCCGGTGTCGGCGCCTCGCATGGTTCGCACCGCAACCACCGCAAGCCCGGATCGATCGGCGGAGCCTCGACCCCGTCGCGCGTCTTCCGCGGTCTGCGCATGGCCGGTCGCATGGGCAACGCCCGTCGCACCGTCCAGAACCTCACCATCCAGTCGGTTGATGCCGAGAACGGTCTGCTCCTCGTAGCAGGCGCCGTCCCGGGCAACAAGGGTGGCCTCGTCGTTATCCGCACCGCCACGAAGGGAGCCTGA
- the rplD gene encoding 50S ribosomal protein L4: protein MANLTVDILDAAGAKSGSFELPAEIFDVELNIPLIHQVVVAQQAAARRGTAATKTRAAVRGGGRKPYKQKGTGRARQGSIRAPQFAGGGVVHGPQPRSYEQRTPKKMKAAALRSALSDRARAGRIHVVSAFVEGDTPSTKAALGLLQTAAENRKALIVISRDDVVSQKSVRNLEEAHVLTVEQLNTYDVMVSDDVVFTESAITAFIGGGQEEEK, encoded by the coding sequence ATGGCAAACCTCACCGTCGACATCCTCGACGCCGCTGGCGCGAAGTCCGGCTCGTTCGAACTCCCCGCGGAGATCTTCGACGTCGAGCTGAACATCCCCCTGATTCACCAGGTCGTCGTCGCTCAGCAGGCAGCAGCCCGCCGCGGCACCGCCGCCACGAAGACCCGTGCCGCTGTGCGCGGCGGCGGACGGAAGCCCTACAAGCAGAAGGGCACCGGCCGCGCCCGTCAGGGTTCGATTCGCGCCCCCCAGTTCGCCGGAGGCGGCGTGGTCCATGGCCCGCAGCCCCGCTCCTACGAGCAGCGCACCCCCAAGAAGATGAAGGCCGCTGCGCTTCGCTCGGCTCTGTCTGATCGTGCACGGGCTGGCCGCATCCACGTCGTCTCGGCTTTCGTCGAGGGCGACACCCCGTCCACCAAGGCTGCACTCGGTCTGCTCCAGACCGCGGCTGAGAACCGCAAGGCTCTCATCGTCATCTCCCGCGACGATGTCGTGTCGCAGAAGTCGGTCCGCAACCTCGAAGAGGCTCACGTCCTCACGGTGGAGCAGCTCAACACCTATGACGTCATGGTCTCCGACGATGTCGTCTTCACCGAGTCCGCCATCACAGCCTTCATCGGCGGCGGCCAGGAGGAGGAGAAGTGA
- the rplW gene encoding 50S ribosomal protein L23, with protein MTLERKDPRDIIIRPIVTEKSYRLEDEGKYVFEVAPTSNKTEIKIAIEKIFGVKVDSVNTMNRKGKTRRTRIGVGKRKDTKRAIITLREGSIELYGQIG; from the coding sequence GTGACTCTGGAACGCAAGGATCCGCGCGACATCATCATCCGCCCGATCGTCACCGAGAAGTCGTACAGGCTCGAGGATGAGGGCAAGTACGTGTTCGAGGTTGCGCCGACGTCCAACAAGACGGAGATCAAGATCGCGATCGAGAAGATCTTCGGTGTGAAGGTCGATTCGGTCAACACGATGAACCGCAAGGGCAAGACCCGCCGCACCCGTATCGGAGTCGGCAAGCGCAAGGACACCAAGCGCGCGATCATTACGCTGCGCGAGGGATCCATCGAACTTTACGGGCAGATCGGCTGA
- the rplB gene encoding 50S ribosomal protein L2, giving the protein MAIRKYKPTTPGRRGSSVADFAEVTRSEPEKSLVRPLHKTGGRNNTGRITTRHKGGGHKRQYRVIDFRRHDKDGVPATVAHIEYDPNRTARIALLHYADGEKRYIIAPNRLKQGDRIEQGATADIKPGNNLPLRNIPVGTVIHAVEMRPGGGAKIARSAGASVQLVAKEGKNAQLRMPSGEIRNVDARCRASIGEVGNAEQANINWGKAGRMRWKGVRPSVRGVVMNPFDHPHGGGEGKTSGGRHPVSPWGQKEGRTRRANKASDKQIVRRRKSGKNR; this is encoded by the coding sequence ATGGCTATCCGCAAGTACAAGCCGACGACACCGGGTCGCCGCGGCTCGTCCGTGGCTGACTTCGCCGAGGTGACCCGCTCCGAGCCGGAGAAGTCACTCGTCCGTCCGCTCCACAAGACCGGCGGCCGCAACAACACCGGTCGCATCACGACCCGCCACAAGGGTGGCGGACACAAGCGCCAGTACCGCGTCATCGACTTCCGTCGTCATGACAAGGACGGCGTGCCGGCCACGGTCGCTCACATCGAGTACGACCCGAACCGCACCGCCCGCATCGCCCTTCTGCACTACGCGGACGGCGAGAAGCGCTACATCATCGCACCGAACCGCCTCAAGCAGGGTGACCGCATCGAGCAGGGTGCCACGGCTGATATCAAGCCGGGCAACAACCTTCCGCTGCGCAACATCCCCGTCGGCACCGTCATCCACGCAGTGGAGATGCGCCCGGGCGGCGGCGCGAAGATCGCCCGCTCCGCAGGCGCCTCGGTCCAGCTCGTCGCGAAGGAGGGTAAGAACGCTCAGCTGCGTATGCCCTCCGGCGAGATCCGGAACGTCGACGCCCGCTGCCGCGCCTCCATCGGCGAGGTCGGCAATGCCGAGCAGGCGAACATCAACTGGGGCAAGGCAGGCCGCATGAGGTGGAAGGGCGTTCGCCCCTCCGTCCGTGGCGTTGTCATGAACCCGTTCGATCACCCGCACGGCGGCGGCGAGGGCAAGACCTCCGGCGGTCGTCATCCTGTCTCCCCCTGGGGTCAGAAGGAAGGCCGTACCCGCCGCGCGAACAAGGCCAGCGACAAGCAGATCGTCCGCCGTCGCAAGTCCGGCAAGAACCGATAG
- the rpsS gene encoding 30S ribosomal protein S19 translates to MPRSLKKGPFVDAHLQKKVDVQNESGSKNVIKTWSRRSVITPDFLGHTFAVHDGRKHVPVFVTESMVGHKLGEFAPTKTFRGHDKDDRKGRRR, encoded by the coding sequence ATGCCTCGCAGTTTGAAGAAGGGCCCCTTCGTCGACGCACATCTTCAGAAGAAGGTGGACGTGCAGAACGAATCGGGCAGCAAGAACGTCATCAAGACGTGGTCCCGCCGTTCGGTTATCACGCCGGACTTCCTGGGTCACACGTTCGCAGTCCACGACGGGCGCAAGCACGTCCCGGTGTTCGTCACCGAATCCATGGTGGGTCACAAGCTCGGAGAGTTCGCTCCGACCAAGACCTTCCGTGGCCACGACAAGGACGACCGTAAGGGACGTCGCCGCTGA
- the rplV gene encoding 50S ribosomal protein L22 yields the protein MEAKAQAKYVRITPMKARRVVDHVRGMRAVDAVDVLRYAPQAAAETVRKLLESAMANARQAADQAGERFDIDALHIVETFVDEGPTMKRIQPRAQGRANQILKRTSHITIIVGDEVAASKKGRTR from the coding sequence ATGGAAGCCAAGGCACAGGCGAAATACGTGCGTATTACGCCCATGAAGGCACGCCGTGTCGTGGACCACGTCCGCGGAATGCGTGCAGTCGACGCCGTCGACGTGCTGCGATACGCACCCCAGGCCGCTGCGGAGACCGTCCGCAAGCTCCTGGAGTCGGCGATGGCCAATGCGCGCCAGGCAGCAGACCAGGCCGGCGAGCGTTTCGACATTGATGCCCTGCACATTGTCGAGACCTTCGTTGACGAGGGCCCGACGATGAAGAGGATCCAGCCCCGCGCTCAGGGCCGGGCCAACCAGATCCTCAAGCGTACGAGCCACATCACCATTATTGTCGGCGACGAAGTTGCCGCCTCGAAGAAGGGGAGGACCCGCTAG
- the rpsC gene encoding 30S ribosomal protein S3 — protein MGQKVNPTGFRLGITTEHRSRWFADSTVKGQRYQDYVAEDIAIRNLMEVGLERAGISRVNISRKSGRVEVDIHTARPGIVIGRRGAEADRLKQQLEKLTGRPVQLNILEVKNPEADAQLVAQGIAEQLASRVSFRRAMRKGVQSALRSGAKGIRVQCSGRLGGAEMSRSEFYREGRVPLHTLRANIDYGFHEAKTTFGRIGVKVWIYKGDITEAEYQRQLTEAPRGRGRGGERRGAPRRPRPTRSEQAPQTSQTEA, from the coding sequence GTGGGACAAAAGGTCAACCCGACCGGGTTCCGACTCGGCATCACCACCGAACATCGTTCGCGCTGGTTCGCTGATTCGACCGTCAAGGGACAGCGTTACCAGGACTACGTCGCCGAAGATATCGCCATTCGCAACCTGATGGAGGTGGGTCTTGAGCGTGCGGGAATCTCGCGCGTCAATATCTCCCGCAAGTCGGGCCGCGTTGAGGTCGATATCCACACGGCTCGCCCCGGCATCGTCATCGGTCGCCGCGGCGCCGAGGCGGACCGCCTCAAGCAGCAGCTCGAGAAGCTGACCGGTCGCCCGGTCCAGCTCAACATCCTCGAGGTGAAGAACCCCGAGGCCGACGCCCAGCTCGTCGCGCAGGGCATCGCCGAGCAGCTTGCATCCCGCGTGTCGTTCCGTCGCGCCATGCGCAAGGGCGTTCAGTCCGCGCTCCGCTCCGGTGCGAAGGGCATCCGCGTCCAGTGCTCCGGCCGTCTCGGCGGCGCCGAGATGTCGCGCTCCGAGTTCTACCGCGAGGGTCGCGTGCCCCTGCACACGCTCCGTGCGAACATCGACTACGGCTTCCACGAGGCCAAGACGACCTTCGGCCGCATCGGTGTCAAGGTGTGGATCTACAAGGGCGACATCACCGAGGCTGAGTACCAGCGTCAGCTGACCGAAGCCCCCCGCGGCCGTGGCCGTGGCGGCGAACGTCGCGGTGCGCCCCGCCGTCCGCGTCCGACTCGGTCCGAGCAGGCCCCCCAGACCAGTCAAACGGAGGCATAA
- the rplP gene encoding 50S ribosomal protein L16 → MLIPRRTKYRKQHRPTRSGYSKGGNQIAFGDYAIQALEPAYLTNRQIEAARIAMTRHVKRGGKVWITVFPDRPLTKKPAEVRMGSGKGSVEFWIANIKPGRILFELSGVDENLAREAMSRAQHKLPMKTRFVMREGGDN, encoded by the coding sequence ATGCTGATCCCTCGCAGGACTAAGTACCGTAAGCAGCACCGTCCGACCCGTTCGGGCTACTCGAAGGGCGGCAACCAGATCGCGTTCGGCGACTACGCCATCCAGGCGCTTGAGCCGGCGTACCTGACGAACCGTCAGATCGAGGCTGCTCGTATTGCGATGACCCGTCACGTCAAGCGTGGCGGCAAGGTCTGGATCACCGTGTTCCCGGACCGCCCGCTCACCAAGAAGCCTGCTGAAGTCCGCATGGGCTCCGGTAAGGGTTCGGTTGAGTTCTGGATCGCCAACATCAAGCCGGGCAGGATTCTGTTCGAGCTCTCCGGTGTTGACGAGAACCTTGCTCGCGAGGCTATGTCTCGCGCGCAGCACAAGCTCCCGATGAAGACTCGTTTCGTTATGCGTGAAGGCGGTGACAACTGA
- the rpmC gene encoding 50S ribosomal protein L29: MAVGTKGLFPEDLDQMTDAELKERLADCKVELFNLRFSAATGQLEDHGRLKAVRRDIARIYTIARERELNIRTAPAEKN; the protein is encoded by the coding sequence ATGGCAGTAGGAACCAAGGGCCTCTTTCCCGAGGATCTGGACCAGATGACAGACGCCGAGCTCAAAGAGCGGCTCGCGGACTGCAAGGTCGAACTGTTCAACCTCCGCTTCTCCGCAGCCACAGGGCAGCTCGAGGACCACGGTCGACTCAAGGCGGTTCGCCGCGATATCGCCCGTATCTACACGATCGCCCGTGAGCGCGAGCTCAACATCCGCACCGCTCCGGCTGAGAAGAATTGA
- the rpsQ gene encoding 30S ribosomal protein S17, translating to MSETENTETVERNYRKTARGYVVSDKMDKTVVVEVEEQVKHPLYGKVLRRSKKVKAHDENNEVRVGDLVRIMETRPLSATKHYRVVEVIEKAK from the coding sequence GTGAGTGAAACTGAGAACACCGAGACTGTCGAGCGCAACTACCGCAAGACCGCACGCGGCTACGTCGTGTCCGACAAGATGGACAAGACGGTTGTCGTCGAGGTCGAGGAGCAGGTGAAGCACCCGCTCTACGGCAAGGTCCTCCGCCGCTCCAAGAAGGTCAAGGCGCACGACGAGAACAACGAAGTGCGCGTGGGTGACCTCGTGCGCATCATGGAGACCCGCCCGCTGTCTGCTACCAAGCACTACCGCGTGGTCGAGGTCATCGAGAAGGCCAAGTAG
- the rplN gene encoding 50S ribosomal protein L14, translated as MIQQESRLKVADNTGAKEILCIKVLGGSGRRYAGIGDTIVATVKDAMPGGNVKKGEVVKAVIVRTSKERRRPDGSYIRFDENAAVILKSDGLDPRGTRIFGPVGRELRDNQFMRIISLAPEVL; from the coding sequence ATGATCCAGCAAGAGTCGCGGCTGAAGGTCGCCGACAACACCGGTGCAAAGGAAATCCTCTGCATCAAGGTGCTCGGCGGCTCAGGCCGGCGCTACGCCGGAATCGGCGACACCATCGTCGCCACCGTCAAGGATGCAATGCCTGGCGGAAACGTCAAGAAGGGCGAGGTCGTCAAGGCGGTCATCGTCCGTACCAGCAAGGAACGCCGTCGTCCCGACGGCTCGTACATCCGCTTCGACGAGAATGCAGCCGTCATCCTCAAGTCCGACGGACTTGATCCCCGCGGCACCCGCATCTTCGGCCCAGTCGGCCGCGAGCTTCGCGACAACCAGTTCATGCGCATCATTTCACTTGCTCCGGAGGTGCTCTAA
- the rplX gene encoding 50S ribosomal protein L24 gives MAKIKKGDLVQVIAGRDKGLQGRVLQVDKNRDRVVVEGVMRVKKHTKPGQPGASSSGGIETVEAPIHISNVALVGPDKKPVRVGYKEVEVERDGRVRKTRVRIGRRAGEEIEL, from the coding sequence ATGGCGAAGATCAAGAAGGGCGATCTCGTCCAGGTGATCGCCGGCCGCGATAAGGGCCTTCAGGGCCGCGTGCTGCAGGTGGACAAGAACCGCGATCGCGTGGTCGTCGAAGGCGTCATGCGCGTCAAGAAGCACACGAAGCCGGGCCAGCCCGGCGCAAGCTCGAGCGGTGGCATCGAAACCGTCGAGGCCCCCATCCACATCTCCAACGTTGCCCTCGTGGGTCCGGACAAGAAGCCGGTCCGCGTTGGTTACAAGGAGGTCGAGGTCGAGCGTGACGGCCGTGTCCGCAAGACCCGCGTCCGCATCGGCCGTCGCGCCGGAGAGGAGATCGAGCTGTGA
- the rplE gene encoding 50S ribosomal protein L5, protein MTETLTPRLKTRYREEIVPALIEQFSIKNPNQVAKLDKIVVNMGVGDAARDSKVIEGAIADLTLITGQKPQVTKARKSIAQFKLREGQAIGAHVTLRGDRMWEFLDRLLSLALPRIRDFRGLSPKQFDGHGNYTFGLTEQSMFHEIDLDKVDRVRGMDITVVTSADNDDEGRALLRALGFPFKEN, encoded by the coding sequence GTGACTGAAACCCTCACCCCTCGTCTCAAGACCAGGTACCGCGAAGAGATCGTGCCGGCTCTCATCGAGCAGTTCTCGATCAAGAACCCGAACCAGGTCGCGAAGCTCGACAAGATCGTCGTGAACATGGGTGTCGGCGACGCTGCCCGTGATTCGAAGGTCATCGAAGGCGCTATCGCCGACCTGACCCTCATCACCGGTCAGAAGCCGCAGGTCACGAAGGCCCGCAAGTCCATCGCGCAGTTCAAGTTGCGTGAGGGCCAGGCCATCGGCGCGCACGTCACGCTGCGCGGCGACCGCATGTGGGAGTTCCTCGACAGGCTCCTGTCGCTGGCGCTGCCCCGCATCCGTGACTTCCGCGGTCTCTCGCCGAAGCAGTTCGACGGTCACGGCAACTACACGTTCGGTCTGACCGAGCAGTCGATGTTCCACGAGATCGACCTCGACAAGGTCGACCGCGTGCGTGGCATGGACATCACCGTCGTGACGTCCGCCGACAATGACGATGAGGGCCGTGCCCTCCTCCGCGCCCTCGGTTTCCCGTTCAAGGAAAACTGA
- the rpsH gene encoding 30S ribosomal protein S8 translates to MTMTDPIADMLTRLRNANSAYHDTVSMPYSKLKGAISEILVREGYIESFDVDDAEVGKTLTLNLKFGPNRERSLAGLRRISKPGLRVYAKSTKLPTVLGGLGVAILSTSSGLLTDREAKAKGVGGEVLAYIW, encoded by the coding sequence ATGACAATGACAGACCCCATCGCAGACATGCTGACTCGTCTGCGAAACGCCAACTCGGCGTACCACGATACGGTGTCGATGCCGTACTCGAAGCTCAAGGGAGCAATCTCTGAGATCCTCGTTCGCGAGGGATACATCGAGAGCTTCGACGTTGATGATGCAGAGGTCGGCAAGACTCTCACCCTCAACCTCAAGTTCGGACCCAATCGCGAGCGTTCGCTCGCCGGCCTTCGTCGTATCTCGAAGCCCGGTCTGCGCGTCTACGCGAAGTCGACCAAACTGCCCACCGTTCTCGGTGGCCTCGGCGTGGCCATTCTGTCCACGTCCTCGGGGTTGCTGACCGACCGTGAGGCCAAGGCAAAGGGCGTAGGCGGAGAAGTCCTCGCCTACATCTGGTAA
- the rplF gene encoding 50S ribosomal protein L6 — protein sequence MSRIGKQPVTIPSGVDVAIDGQNVTVKGPKGSLSYEVPAPITVAQEDGAIVVSRPNDERESRSLHGLVRTLIFNNVTGVTEGFSKKLEIVGTGYRATAKGSDLELALGYSHPITVKAPEGITLQLEGNTKITVSGIDKQQVGEVAAKIRKLRKPEPYKGKGVRYAGEHVRRKAGKAGK from the coding sequence ATGTCGCGTATTGGCAAGCAGCCTGTCACCATCCCGTCCGGCGTCGATGTCGCCATCGACGGCCAGAACGTCACCGTGAAGGGCCCGAAGGGCTCGCTCTCGTACGAGGTCCCGGCGCCCATTACGGTCGCTCAGGAGGACGGCGCGATCGTTGTGTCCCGTCCGAACGACGAGCGCGAGTCGCGCTCGCTCCACGGCCTCGTGCGCACCCTGATCTTCAACAACGTCACCGGCGTCACCGAGGGCTTCTCGAAGAAGCTCGAGATCGTCGGTACGGGCTACCGCGCAACGGCGAAGGGCTCAGACCTGGAGCTCGCGCTCGGATACTCGCACCCGATCACGGTCAAGGCCCCGGAGGGCATCACCCTCCAGCTCGAGGGCAACACCAAGATCACCGTGTCCGGCATCGATAAGCAGCAGGTCGGCGAAGTTGCGGCGAAGATCCGCAAGCTCCGCAAGCCTGAACCGTACAAGGGCAAGGGCGTTCGCTACGCAGGCGAACACGTTCGCCGCAAGGCCGGAAAGGCTGGTAAGTGA
- the rplR gene encoding 50S ribosomal protein L18, whose protein sequence is MAVSIKGKGKYVARKRRHLRLRKKVTGTAARPRLVVTRSNRHIVAQVIDDTVGHTLASASTLEVELRDDNGDKTAKSRRVGELVAERAKAAGVDTVVFDRGGNQYHGRVAAVADGARDSGLTL, encoded by the coding sequence ATGGCTGTCTCTATCAAGGGCAAGGGCAAGTACGTCGCGCGCAAGCGCCGTCACCTCCGCCTGCGCAAGAAGGTCACCGGCACGGCTGCGCGTCCGCGCCTGGTCGTCACCCGATCCAACCGCCACATTGTCGCCCAGGTCATCGACGACACCGTCGGTCACACCCTGGCATCGGCTTCGACCCTCGAGGTCGAGCTGCGCGACGATAACGGTGATAAGACCGCGAAGTCCCGCAGGGTTGGCGAGCTTGTCGCCGAGCGTGCCAAGGCAGCCGGTGTCGACACGGTCGTCTTCGACCGCGGCGGCAACCAGTACCACGGCCGTGTCGCGGCAGTGGCCGACGGTGCCCGTGACTCCGGTCTGACCCTGTAG
- the rpsE gene encoding 30S ribosomal protein S5: MAASQRRTTGPEGDGERNERSGSDRPKGRRGNTDRRNEQKDAYIERVVTINRVSKVVKGGRRFSFTALVVVGDGNGTVGVGYGKAKEVPQAISKGTEEAKKNFFRVPLIGRTIPHTTQGEDAAGVVFLRPASPGTGVIAGGPVRAVMEAAGIHDILTKSLGSSNAINIVRAAVQALRQLEQPEAVAARRGKSLEEVAPPAMLRHRAAHDAEQRELKASQAASAENEAAASGVGA; the protein is encoded by the coding sequence ATGGCTGCATCGCAGCGTCGGACCACTGGTCCGGAAGGCGACGGCGAGCGCAACGAGCGTTCCGGTTCCGACCGTCCTAAGGGACGCCGGGGCAACACCGACCGTCGCAACGAACAGAAGGACGCCTACATCGAGCGCGTCGTCACCATCAACCGCGTGTCCAAGGTTGTGAAGGGTGGCCGTCGCTTCTCCTTCACGGCACTGGTCGTCGTGGGCGACGGCAACGGCACGGTCGGCGTTGGCTACGGCAAGGCCAAGGAGGTGCCCCAGGCGATTTCCAAGGGCACCGAGGAGGCGAAGAAGAACTTCTTCCGCGTCCCCCTCATCGGCCGCACCATCCCGCACACGACCCAGGGTGAGGATGCCGCAGGCGTCGTCTTCCTGCGCCCGGCCTCGCCCGGTACCGGCGTTATCGCCGGCGGCCCGGTCCGTGCAGTCATGGAAGCCGCAGGCATCCACGACATCCTGACCAAGTCGCTCGGCTCGTCCAACGCGATCAACATCGTGCGGGCGGCAGTGCAGGCATTGCGCCAGCTCGAGCAGCCCGAGGCTGTCGCGGCTCGCCGCGGCAAGTCCCTCGAAGAGGTTGCTCCGCCGGCCATGCTTCGCCATCGCGCAGCGCACGATGCCGAGCAGCGTGAGCTGAAGGCGTCGCAGGCAGCGTCGGCCGAGAACGAGGCAGCTGCCTCGGGGGTTGGTGCATGA
- the rpmD gene encoding 50S ribosomal protein L30 has product MMLKITQTKSTIGGTKKQRDTMLSLGLRKIGQSVEREDRPEVRGMIQVVSHLVTVEEA; this is encoded by the coding sequence ATGATGCTGAAGATCACACAGACGAAGTCCACCATCGGTGGAACCAAGAAGCAGAGGGATACCATGCTCTCGCTCGGACTGCGCAAGATCGGGCAGTCCGTCGAGCGTGAGGACCGTCCCGAGGTCCGCGGAATGATCCAGGTCGTTTCGCACCTCGTCACCGTAGAGGAGGCATGA